aagaagaaaaatgtaagAAAGAAGCTCGCCTTTGCCAAAATTCCTTATATGTAGAAACAAGAAATCTCCTCTGACCATTCATATGATCTTGGTAACTGAAAACACGATCATTCACATGCTGTTTTGCGAATTTCATTGCTTCATCTTGTCTCGGAAACGTACTCCAGACCTCCTTCCTAAGACAAACGCCAAAAAAACTGCTAAAAATTACCTTAAATTCcgaaggagaaaaagaaaaaaatacctCAACTTATTTTGTTCAGCGAGATCGACACGAATTTCGTGCAGCAATCGCAGCAAACGAGCTGGCCTTTTCGGAGGAACTCCGTGTGGAGAACCATAGAATACAACTGGAGAGAACTGTTTGCCATTTGTTTTAGAATTTACAGACTTCTTTTCAGAAATCGTGGATGCCTGTAGTTGTGGTGAACGCTCTTGCTTTAattttcgtttttcttttcttttctctcgtACAGCGGATTCTGAGAAATGGAACAATCGAAACAactttaattgaaaattttcgaAGTATACCTCTAGAATCAACATAAATCAACCATCATCTATGAGTGACGGAAATTGtgatgaaaagaaaagcatatggagagagagagagagagagagagagagagagagagagtacgCGGAGGAGAGATTCCGCATTTGAAGCACTGAAACAAGCGATCCACGTCGTCCATGCAGGCTGTTTATTTTCCGGCGAATGTTGTTATAGATTTCCGGCGGCGTGTGGTGGCGGTGGTCGTACAACAGGCTTACACTTCATTTGTACACTTGAGCGGGAGTTCGATTTTTGAAGCGCCGCTAGATTCTTCAATTTCCCTCTACAACAATGCCAGTACACTTTTACTATTGCCAGATTACCGTACATTATGTCGAGCGCCCCGTACACCTCAGATCgtaaattgtaaaattgagcaagaaaattattatactcCGAAATATAcagtaattttaaatcaaaatattgtcAATTACAATATTGAGAGTAAATACACGtggattttatataatttaaaatttatttttaatatgttttttctaataaataaatttatttgtttgttaaaatttaattgaatttgttgaaattagcaaaaaattaaaaacatatatttactcctgaataatttattattgatttattacatatcaaataaattatttttttatcaaattatttttatacatctCCACACGCTAATGTatatgaagatatatatttatattttgaccacaaaatatttgattggCTTACaataaatgatgaatatgCCAATTTGGGTAAATAAACTTTCATTCAACTTTGTAGCTAATATCAATAAgttatgtaaattttgattaattaaaggatctatttattagataaaaacaaacataaggTCTACTAGAtttgttttcaaataacaaaaatctacatgtaatttataacaaatatcaGAGAAagtgatgtaattatattatggcCAACGCTCTcatttattagattaattttgtttcaaattctattatactttttattttatttaatatacacgcgtacaaaatttatatcgTATACTTTATTCAGTATAATGAAAAAGAACTCATTGTCATTTGCACTCCCTTCCATTTATTTGCCGCCTTCTTACCGAGTCTTCGAAGATTCGGACACAGAAAAGGTCTATTTCTCTTCATGTTTAACTTTGATGTCGTCTGTTTAAAGCCAAACAGCAGAATTCATCTATCTAGAATCTGAAAACGGCATATACTCACAATTTCTTTTCACATTTTTGGTCATTATCATCAGCAGTAGACATATGGCCATGCTCCTACTTTGCTTTCTGAATGTTTACTGTGTTCTTTCTCGTTGTTTGCTTCTGCGTATAAATGGTTTAAATCATCAGTACACTTTCATCTCCACACATTAATTATTCGGTAGACAGACGACAGCGCAATGGAAGAAGAGAACACGCCGTGGTGGGAACCACAACTATGGGTTGGCGTAGTCATATCGTTAATTCTTGTGTTGTTTGCAGGTCTGACGTCCGGTCTCAGTCTCGGACTGTTGTCGCACAGCAAAGTTGATCTTGAAGTCCTCGTGAAATCAGGCTTGCCGAAAGACCAGAAGAATGCTGGTTTGTGTGCGAgttggttttttcttttttctcattacTGATTCTTGTTTGATCGAGTGAAAATCCACTTATTCGTCGCTGCAGCGAAAGTTCTGCCTGTTGTTCGGAATGAATGCTTCCTCTTATGCACATTGCTGATTGCAAAGTCGCTGGCCACTGAGGTAGAGATTCAGGTCCAATTCAGTATTGAAATTTCGatcatttttacttctttttttgtacttattgCAATTTGGGTTCTGTTTTAGGCTCTTCCGTTGTTCCTGGATAGGATTCTACCCTTCTGGTCTGCTATTCTTGTTTCAGTCATTTTCGTTGTGGCTTTCGTTGAGGTACGATGTCGTTACCATGAAATGTAAATTTCCGTAAAGATGTTAATGCAACAAAATCTTCATTAATGGTTCAGGTCATCCCTCAAGCCGTGTGCTCAAAACATGGTCTGAGTTTAGGGGCAAAGTTCACCTTATTTGTTCGGTTTCTTCTCTTCATTTTGGCCCCCGTTGCATACCCTGTCAGTAAGGTAACCATCAGCATCGACATTGCAATTCAAATTTTACCGTCTAGTTTAGTTCAAACTTCATTATGTCTAGTTCTCAAGACAAAAAACTCATTGCAACATAAACTCAATGTTAAGCCTTGATCATAACAGAAGATTATGAGTTTATGACTTGTCTTTGGGCTTTGTGAATAGCAGTTGTTAGATTGGCTTCTAGGCAAGAACCATTCTGCAATATTCAGAAGGGCTGAGTTAAAGGCATTGGTGGACCTGCATGGAGTTAAGGTTTGACCATCAAAACATCAACTAGTGAAATCCTCACAAGATGTCTTCTCTGTGTTGAATTTTACTCTCAACTATGTTGGTAGTGAATTGGGTTTCAGTTCTCATAGATTAGCATGATTTCTCAGGCAGGAAAAGGTGGAGATTTGACAGACGATGAGACAACGATTATAAGCGGAGCACTGGGCATGATGGAGAAGATCGCCAGAGATGCTATGACACCCCTGTCTAAGGCTTTTTCCCTTGATATAAATTCCAAACTCGACATGTACACGTTTGTCGAACCTTAGTGCTAATTCTGAATTAACCGACACTCATGTTAGAATTTTTTCTAGGACTACGATGAAGATAATAGCAAGCAAGGGTCATAGTCGAATACCAATTTACTCAGACAATCCAGCAAACATCATTGGCCTCATCTTAGTAAGtgaaacatatatatggaTTGTGGTTAATTTCTATTTGCATGGCTGCGTTTATAGCTAAGTACTGTTCAAGAACGAGCATAATACCTGAATGATTTAGGTAAAAAACTTGATCTTTTACCATCCTGAGGATGAAACCCCCATCAAAGATTTGACCATCAGGAGAATACACAGGTACTGCATATGATCTTTGCCAAATTATAAAGGCATAACTAGTAAATAACGATGCACAAGTAATGTGCTTCAGGGTATATGAAGATTGGCCGCTGTATGACGTGCTAAAGCTGTTTCAAGAGGGCCATGGCCACATGGCTGTGGTTGTTAAGTCTGAGAAGGATGCAAAGGAAGCATCTCCAAAATCCAGTAATAATAGCAATAAAGAAACCAATGCTGCGTGTAAGTTTTAGTCTCATTCAAAGAGCTCTTATGTTTAACTACTTCTTGCTGTTATCTTATGGTAACTTATTTTTCAGGCAACATTCATTCACTTGGTGAACTTCTATCTCATTCACCGGATAGTGCTATGAAGCGACCTCGTGGCCCTCAGCAGTTGAATAG
This region of Sesamum indicum cultivar Zhongzhi No. 13 linkage group LG4, S_indicum_v1.0, whole genome shotgun sequence genomic DNA includes:
- the LOC105160692 gene encoding DUF21 domain-containing protein At2g14520-like encodes the protein MEEENTPWWEPQLWVGVVISLILVLFAGLTSGLSLGLLSHSKVDLEVLVKSGLPKDQKNAAKVLPVVRNECFLLCTLLIAKSLATEALPLFLDRILPFWSAILVSVIFVVAFVEVIPQAVCSKHGLSLGAKFTLFVRFLLFILAPVAYPVSKLLDWLLGKNHSAIFRRAELKALVDLHGVKAGKGGDLTDDETTIISGALGMMEKIARDAMTPLSKAFSLDINSKLDMTTMKIIASKGHSRIPIYSDNPANIIGLILVKNLIFYHPEDETPIKDLTIRRIHRVYEDWPLYDVLKLFQEGHGHMAVVVKSEKDAKEASPKSSNNSNKETNAACNIHSLGELLSHSPDSAMKRPRGPQQLNRWEGRDGNISNEELESLKSRFIDEEVVGIITMEDVLEELLQEAILDETDHHVEIHDKIRVRFVPSTRSSSSASRGTSLSSYYQTPLLGSPLPLYASSSIATSRVKPTGNSSRSFSAYLSSLSFHQFSSVSRQDSRRSI